A section of the Acidobacterium capsulatum ATCC 51196 genome encodes:
- a CDS encoding sugar kinase — protein sequence MSLLPPFHRTHYAWDCLALGEIMLRFDPGEGRIHTTRQFAVWEGGGEYNVARGLRRCFGLRTAVATAFADNPVGRLVEDLVLQGGVDTSLIRWVPYDGVGRAARNGLYFLERGFGHRPGVACFDRGHTAIAQVKPGDFDWTAIFAQGVRWFHTGGIFAGLSASSPQVALEAIRAARSAGTIVSFDLNYRDSLWREFGGNPEATRVNQQLVREVDVLIGGEEDFRERLGIPITVSPTKSSGPMPLEGWDHLLREVAAAYPNLKVIAATRRTVTSSMHNTWGGVAHSQGQTIEVPLRPIEILDRVGGGDSFASGFIYGLLQNQSIEWALRCGVAHGMLTMTTPGDASMVTLAEVEHTMADGSIRMRR from the coding sequence ATGAGCCTACTGCCGCCATTCCACCGCACTCATTATGCCTGGGATTGCCTTGCCCTCGGCGAAATCATGCTGCGCTTTGATCCCGGCGAAGGCCGCATTCACACCACACGCCAATTTGCCGTGTGGGAAGGCGGCGGCGAATATAACGTGGCTCGCGGCCTGCGCCGATGCTTTGGGCTGCGCACGGCCGTTGCCACGGCTTTCGCAGATAACCCGGTAGGCCGCCTTGTCGAGGACCTCGTGCTGCAAGGCGGAGTGGACACCTCTCTGATTCGCTGGGTGCCCTATGACGGCGTAGGCCGCGCCGCACGCAATGGGCTTTACTTTCTGGAGCGTGGCTTCGGCCATCGTCCCGGTGTGGCCTGCTTTGACCGCGGCCATACGGCCATTGCACAGGTCAAGCCCGGCGACTTTGACTGGACGGCCATCTTCGCCCAGGGTGTCCGCTGGTTCCACACAGGTGGCATCTTTGCGGGGCTCTCGGCGAGCAGTCCCCAGGTCGCGCTTGAGGCCATTCGAGCCGCACGCTCTGCGGGAACCATTGTCTCTTTTGACTTGAACTATCGTGACTCGCTCTGGCGCGAGTTTGGTGGCAATCCTGAAGCGACACGCGTCAACCAGCAATTGGTTCGTGAAGTGGATGTGCTCATCGGCGGCGAAGAAGATTTCCGCGAGCGACTGGGCATTCCCATCACCGTGTCGCCCACCAAAAGCTCTGGCCCTATGCCACTCGAAGGCTGGGATCACCTGCTGCGCGAAGTGGCCGCGGCCTATCCCAACCTGAAGGTGATCGCAGCCACGCGCCGTACGGTCACGAGTTCGATGCACAACACATGGGGCGGCGTGGCGCACAGCCAGGGCCAGACAATCGAGGTTCCCTTGCGACCGATCGAGATTCTCGACCGCGTGGGCGGCGGCGATTCCTTTGCCTCGGGATTCATCTACGGATTACTGCAAAACCAGTCCATCGAGTGGGCGCTGCGTTGCGGCGTGGCTCACGGCATGCTCACCATGACCACCCCCGGCGATGCCAGCATGGTGACGCTCGCGGAAGTCGAGCACACCATGGCCGATGGCTCCATACGAATGAGAAGATAG
- a CDS encoding bifunctional 4-hydroxy-2-oxoglutarate aldolase/2-dehydro-3-deoxy-phosphogluconate aldolase, producing MANEIEQRLEAAGLIPVLRAKSTTEAHALVEAMMAGGVEVMEVTMTVPGAIDLLKDLRKTYGDRLLLGSGTVTTAAEAVATIEAGAEFVISPSLHLDVVETTLRAGKVSIPGGLTPTEVVTAWRAGAAYVKVFPCSAVGGASYLRALKAPLPEIRLIPTGGVTIATAADFLHAGASALGVGSDLVNPKAIAEGRAADITHIARQYREVIARVRSGSQA from the coding sequence ATGGCCAACGAAATCGAACAGAGACTCGAAGCAGCCGGGCTGATTCCCGTACTGCGCGCAAAATCCACAACAGAAGCCCATGCCCTTGTGGAGGCCATGATGGCGGGCGGCGTCGAAGTCATGGAGGTCACCATGACTGTGCCCGGCGCAATTGATCTGCTCAAGGACCTGCGCAAGACCTACGGAGACCGCCTGCTGCTCGGCTCAGGCACCGTGACCACCGCAGCCGAGGCCGTCGCCACGATCGAGGCTGGTGCGGAGTTTGTCATCAGCCCCAGCCTGCATCTCGATGTGGTGGAAACCACCTTGCGTGCGGGCAAGGTCTCCATTCCCGGTGGACTCACGCCGACTGAAGTGGTCACGGCGTGGCGAGCGGGTGCGGCTTATGTCAAGGTGTTTCCCTGCTCTGCCGTGGGCGGCGCCAGCTACCTGCGAGCCTTGAAAGCCCCCCTGCCGGAGATTCGCCTCATTCCCACCGGCGGCGTCACCATCGCAACGGCGGCAGACTTTCTGCATGCCGGAGCCTCCGCGCTCGGCGTCGGCTCTGATTTGGTCAATCCCAAGGCGATTGCGGAAGGCCGCGCCGCAGACATCACGCATATCGCACGCCAGTACCGTGAGGTGATTGCCCGGGTGCGCAGCGGCTCCCAGGCATAA
- the manD gene encoding D-mannonate dehydratase ManD has protein sequence MKIKHAYVNVCSPGRNFVTLKIETDEGIYGLGDATLNGRELAVASYLSDHVIPCLIGRDPFATEDIWQYLYRGAYWRRGPVTMSAIAAVDMALWDIKGKALNTPVYNLLGGKSREGVMVYAHAHGADIEEAVDDVGRHIDMGYLAVRAQSGIPGLDSTYGVPKGHQPYEPAERGLPSESRWSTEKYLRHVPQLFAKVREQFGDDVHLLHDCHHRLTPIEAGRLGKDLEPFHLFWLEDPTPAELQEGFRVIREHTTTPLATGEVLNTIWDVKELIENQWIDYVRTTLVHAGGFTHLKRIADFAALYHVRTGCHGATDLSPVTMAGALHFGMAIHNFGIQEHMPHNEETEAVFPHHYRFEAGYMYPGDAPGLGVDLDEKLAAKYPYERAYLPVNRKLDGTLFDW, from the coding sequence ATGAAGATCAAACACGCTTATGTAAATGTGTGCTCGCCAGGACGGAATTTTGTCACGCTGAAGATTGAAACCGACGAAGGGATTTATGGCTTAGGGGATGCCACGCTGAATGGCAGGGAACTGGCAGTGGCCAGTTATCTGAGCGACCATGTGATTCCTTGCCTGATCGGGCGTGACCCGTTTGCGACAGAAGATATCTGGCAATACCTCTATCGCGGCGCGTACTGGCGGCGGGGGCCGGTGACGATGTCTGCCATTGCCGCCGTGGATATGGCCCTGTGGGATATCAAGGGCAAGGCACTGAATACGCCGGTGTATAACCTGCTAGGCGGCAAGAGCCGCGAAGGCGTGATGGTATATGCGCACGCTCATGGCGCGGACATTGAAGAGGCCGTGGATGATGTGGGCCGGCACATCGATATGGGCTATCTTGCCGTGCGCGCACAGAGCGGAATTCCCGGTCTCGACTCGACCTATGGTGTTCCCAAAGGGCATCAGCCCTATGAACCGGCCGAGCGTGGCCTGCCCTCAGAGAGCCGCTGGTCTACGGAAAAATACCTGCGTCATGTACCGCAGTTATTTGCGAAGGTGCGCGAGCAGTTCGGAGATGATGTACATCTGCTGCATGATTGCCATCACCGGCTCACTCCGATTGAGGCTGGGCGGCTGGGCAAAGATCTGGAACCATTTCATCTCTTCTGGCTCGAAGACCCGACACCCGCGGAACTGCAGGAGGGCTTTCGCGTGATCCGCGAGCACACGACCACGCCGCTGGCGACGGGCGAGGTGCTGAATACGATCTGGGATGTGAAGGAATTGATCGAGAACCAGTGGATCGACTACGTACGCACTACACTGGTGCATGCCGGTGGATTTACGCACCTGAAGCGCATCGCCGATTTTGCCGCGCTCTACCATGTGCGCACGGGCTGCCACGGTGCAACGGATCTTTCTCCCGTAACGATGGCCGGCGCCTTGCACTTCGGTATGGCGATTCACAACTTTGGCATTCAGGAGCACATGCCGCACAACGAGGAGACCGAGGCGGTCTTTCCTCATCACTACCGGTTCGAGGCCGGGTACATGTACCCGGGCGATGCGCCTGGCCTTGGCGTGGATCTGGATGAGAAACTCGCCGCGAAGTATCCCTATGAGCGCGCTTATCTGCCGGTCAACCGGAAACTCGACGGCACACTCTTCGATTGGTAA
- a CDS encoding ROK family transcriptional regulator has translation MRRIDLTRAELASSETARRINRDILLEIIRARQPISRADLARVSGLQRSTVSQIIEQLIEELWIREGAVARLPRGRRPTMLVLNEDVVVLTADLHPRKAAIAVIDLNGRVLSHAELSLSHDPAKVATAILECMRRLRQAHPEKSFRGVGVSLPGRVDSQTQRLIFAPNLHWPDFDLRQALAKGLRMPVEMENAANACLTSELWFGRMQGVQNAVLITVSEGIGGGILANGQLVTGQNGMAGEFGHISLDPRGPRCGCGQRGCWETFASCKAALRHYQESSGASRRIAYQDLLALGAEKNPHAVGALTEQARQIGRGLRLVIASLSPELVLIAGEVTSAWNLVAPALRKEMEAQWLGGTMPRIEPTFDSDAARLRGAAAMLLQRRASAIDRNGKVKTKPKPRT, from the coding sequence ATGCGCCGCATAGATTTGACACGTGCTGAGCTGGCATCGAGCGAAACAGCGCGGCGAATCAATCGTGACATCCTTCTGGAGATTATTCGCGCGCGGCAGCCGATTTCGCGAGCCGATCTGGCGCGCGTTTCCGGGCTGCAGCGCAGCACGGTTTCACAGATCATCGAGCAGTTGATTGAGGAACTGTGGATTCGTGAAGGCGCGGTAGCGCGTCTGCCACGGGGCCGCCGCCCGACGATGCTGGTGCTCAACGAGGATGTTGTGGTGTTGACGGCCGATCTGCATCCGAGGAAGGCGGCCATCGCCGTGATCGATTTGAATGGCCGTGTGCTTTCGCATGCCGAGCTGTCGTTAAGCCACGATCCCGCAAAGGTCGCGACCGCTATTCTCGAATGCATGCGACGTTTGCGGCAAGCGCACCCTGAGAAGTCCTTTCGTGGGGTGGGTGTCAGCTTGCCAGGGCGCGTGGACAGCCAGACGCAGAGGCTCATCTTTGCTCCAAACCTGCATTGGCCCGACTTTGATTTGAGGCAGGCTCTGGCCAAAGGGCTGCGGATGCCCGTAGAGATGGAGAACGCGGCAAATGCCTGTCTTACTTCTGAACTCTGGTTTGGCCGGATGCAGGGAGTGCAGAATGCTGTGCTGATTACCGTGTCAGAGGGCATCGGCGGCGGTATTTTAGCGAACGGGCAATTGGTGACCGGCCAGAACGGGATGGCGGGTGAGTTTGGACATATTTCGTTAGACCCGCGAGGACCCAGGTGCGGATGCGGACAGCGTGGATGCTGGGAAACATTTGCTTCCTGCAAAGCAGCGTTGCGCCACTATCAGGAGTCTTCGGGAGCTTCTCGCCGCATTGCCTATCAAGATTTGCTGGCGCTTGGGGCAGAGAAAAACCCTCATGCGGTTGGGGCATTGACCGAGCAGGCACGTCAGATCGGGCGAGGACTGCGGCTGGTAATCGCCTCGCTTTCTCCGGAACTGGTGCTGATTGCGGGTGAGGTTACATCTGCATGGAATCTAGTGGCTCCAGCGCTTCGCAAGGAAATGGAGGCGCAATGGCTGGGCGGCACCATGCCGCGCATTGAGCCAACGTTTGACAGCGATGCAGCACGCCTGCGAGGAGCAGCAGCCATGCTGTTGCAACGGCGCGCCTCGGCCATTGACCGGAACGGAAAAGTCAAAACGAAGCCGAAGCCGCGAACCTGA
- a CDS encoding SDR family NAD(P)-dependent oxidoreductase: MAQSIFDLTGKCAVVVGGSSGIGRAIAVGLAEAGADVVPSARRANEVEEAASAIRALGRRSMVCTSDVRDRASLQHLHDRVMEEFGKVDILVNSAGMTKKTPTLEVAEEEWETILDTNLNGTLRACQIFGRTMLERGYGRIINIASLASFVAFYEVAAYGASKSAVASLTRSLAVEWSARGVGVNAISPGIFPTELNAKILNGTGRGQELQTRTPMQRFGQLNELVGAAVFLASDAAAYVQGQVLAVDGGFLASGVNQ, translated from the coding sequence GTGGCCCAATCGATATTTGACTTGACCGGGAAGTGCGCGGTGGTGGTGGGTGGTTCTTCTGGCATCGGTCGTGCTATTGCTGTTGGACTGGCGGAAGCGGGTGCGGATGTCGTGCCCAGCGCACGGCGCGCGAATGAAGTGGAAGAAGCGGCGAGCGCGATTCGTGCTTTGGGACGCCGCTCGATGGTGTGCACGTCAGATGTGCGTGACCGCGCATCTCTGCAACATCTGCATGACCGGGTAATGGAGGAATTCGGCAAGGTAGACATTCTGGTGAACTCTGCCGGTATGACGAAGAAGACGCCGACCCTGGAAGTCGCGGAAGAGGAATGGGAAACCATCCTTGATACGAATCTGAATGGTACGCTGCGTGCCTGCCAGATCTTTGGGCGCACCATGCTTGAGCGCGGTTATGGGCGCATCATTAATATTGCTTCATTGGCGTCTTTTGTAGCGTTTTATGAGGTTGCGGCATATGGCGCCAGTAAGTCAGCGGTGGCTTCCCTCACACGCTCGCTCGCAGTGGAGTGGTCCGCCAGAGGGGTGGGCGTGAATGCAATCTCGCCGGGTATCTTTCCAACAGAATTGAATGCGAAGATCCTCAATGGCACCGGACGTGGGCAGGAACTGCAGACGCGCACCCCCATGCAGCGCTTTGGGCAATTGAATGAACTGGTGGGGGCTGCTGTGTTTCTGGCCTCGGACGCAGCCGCTTATGTTCAAGGCCAGGTGCTGGCGGTGGATGGAGGATTTCTGGCGAGCGGTGTCAATCAATAA